CTTTCCATTAAGCTGTAGATGGCCTCGTAAAGAGCGACATCCACACATTGCCCTTCTCCCGTATGATCTCTATGATAGACAGCCATCAATGCCCCCATCACGGCATAGAGAGCAGTTACAGAATCTCCTAAACTAATCCCTACTCTGGTCGGCGGCCGATCGGGATAGCCCGTTAAATACCGAATACCTCCCATTGCCTCCCCAATACTGCCAAAGCCCGGTTTATTCCGATAAGGACCGTCCTGGCCATATCCTGAAACACGAACCATAATGATAGAGGGATTATATTTCTTTAAGTCGTCATAACCAATGCCCCACTTTTCCAGCGTGCCAGGTTTAAAGTTTTCAATAATAATATCTATCTCTTTAGCAAGCTCTCGAATAATTTCCTGCGCTTCTTCCTTGCGAAGATCTAAAGAGATGCTCTTCTTATTCCTGGACTGCACATACCACCATAAAGAAGTCCCCTCATGCAGCATTCTCCATTTCCGAATGGGGTCCCCCTTTCCTGGCGGTTCAACTTTAATAACCTCAGCACCAAAATCCGCCAATAATCTTCCTGCGAATGGTCCAGCTATTAAACTGCCTATTTCCAAAACCTTCAGTCCTTTTAAAGGCCCTCTCTTTTGATGATCCATCATACTCCCACTCCATTCTAGTAGTTTAACCTTCAAAGGATGTAAGCGCTTTACATCCTTTGAAGCGAACACTTTTTCTGTCACTTCTTAAAGGATTCGATCTTGTATTATATAAAAATTCTGATAATTATAATAATAGTTATCAGCGGTTTCTTTGTCAACGGTTAACCGTTGACATTTTTTAAAGAATGGCTTCTGTTATTCTTTAACAACCCCTCGAGTTAATGTAAACTAATAAGTAGACAGAAATAATGCCTTGAACCCATGTTGCTTAGGAGGGCTTGAATTGAGGGAAATTCAAAAAACAGAACTTTTGCATAGTCAGGTTTATACGATATTAAAAGCAATGATCATGGAGAGTGAATTTCAACCTGGAGAACGATTAGTTGAAACGAAGGTCGCCTTACAGCTTGGCGTAAGCAGAGGAACCGTTCGTGAAGCCTTTCAGATGCTGTTAAAGGATGGTTTGCTCACACGGGATAATAATGTCATATTTGTTTACAACCCTAGTGTTCAAGATATAGTGGATGTGTATGAATGCAGGAAAAGTCTGGAGTCTCTTGCCGTCAAATTGGCAACTACTCATATTCAGGACGAGCAATTGAATCAGCTTGGCTTCGTTCTTGAGGAATCAAAAAAGGCGGTAAAAAGAAATGATACCCAAACACTTACCAATCTAAATCAGGAGTTTCACGATATCATTGACTTGGCCTCCCATAATAAACAGCTCATCCAATTATGCGAAGTGATCAAAACAAAAACGCTTTATATTAGGAACAATGTCTTAAAAAATCATTTTAAAAATTTCTCGGATTTTGTAGATGATCACGAACGGATTTATTTGGCTATTAAAGAGCGAAAAGCTAGTAAAGCCGAACAGGAAATGATCACACATATTGAAAAAAGCTTCGAAACCATTCAAAACGCTTTAAATTCTGATCCTATATAAACAGGAGCCTGGCACCGGTTTTTAATAAACAAAATCCCTGATCCGTAACGGATCAGGGATTTTGTTTATTAAAGATTCTCAACCCCATTAACAACATGTCCCTCCTGTTTGTTTTTTATCTTAGAAATGTACACTACTCAAATACCAAATTACGATTTGATCCTTCTCCATCAGTTACTTTCTGCCTGATTAATTCTAAAGATATTTCCTACTAACTGCTGATTATTCGTTTGAAAAAATTAGAATTTTTTGGGATAAATTGCACTTAATATATTATTCCAACCGCGTTACTCTATGGTGGAATAAAGAAACGGGAGGATTGATAAGGTTGAAACTGATTAAAAAAGCAACATCCTGTTTGTTCATTTCCATTTTAAGTATTGCTCTGCTTGTTTCACCTGGAGGCTTTACGAGCAAAGCTTTCGCAGAGACGAACACCTATGATGGTAAAGCCCCTTCATACAACAATTGTGATGACACCGGAGTAACGAAGAAATCGTTGAAGATAACGAATAATGATGGTTCATACGCCACCCTTGAACTTCGCTTTAGCACGAAATGCAAAACAGCATGGGCAAAGATTACATTGAGCAGAGCAGCCAAAACAGATGGCGAAGCTACTGCATTAGTCGTTCGAAGCACAGATAATAAACAATATGGCTGCCATAATGCAGGCGGAAACGGAGAGATCAATAAAGGACAAAAATCCTGCTATACGCCAATGGTCTATGATTTGGATCCCCGTAAAGCCAAGGCAGTTGGGTTCTGGCCATATACCCGCGGGGAGACAGGCTGGTATTAAATAAGGAAAGGGTGATTTTTGTTGAGGAAAAAGATAAAAGGATTTGTTATTTCCATAGCTATGATCTTAGCCGCGATTATCACGTCTTTCGGAACAAATGATCATCCTGCCTATGCAGAAAACCATTCGTATGACGGTAAGAGTCCTTACTACAATAATTGTGATGACAGCGCGGTAACAAAAGATAAGAAATGGATTGATTCCGTTTCATATGTAGAGTTGAAATACAGCACTTCATGTAAAACCGCCTGGGCAAAAGTAACGATCACCAAAAAAGCGACGTCATATTATGAGGCAGATGCGAGAATTGTGCGCAATACGGACGGCAAAGCCCTAACGTGTGACGGTTCAGGAGGAAACGGTGCAGTGAATAAAGGACAAACCTCCTGCTATACAGGAATGGTATATGATTATGCCCCAAGAAAATCGCAGGCACAGGGCAAACATGCCATTCCGAACAGTGATGCTTATAAGGTGGCAAAAACGATCTGGTATTAAGGAAAAGCGTCATGAGTTCAGTTTTGGACCTATGACGCTTTTTTTAAATAGATAATTTAAGAAAGTGCCTGAAACAGTCCAATCATACTCTATGTGGTTTCCCCGTTTCTACGATTTAATCGTTTGAGAATTGGTGAACTGGTAATCATAACATAATTTGTACAGTTCCATTAATTCGATCTCATCCGGCACCCTCGGATTATTGCCGGGACTTCCGCTAGCCAAGGCGTCTCTGGCCATCTTTTCTAGACTTTTCAAAAATTGCTCCTCCTTAATTCCCCATCCTTTCAAACTAGGAATATCAAGCTCGAGGCAAAGGGCTTTCATTTCTTCCACCAGTTTTTGCGCAGTTTCCCGTTTTGTAAGCCCTTTCGTTTCATTAAAAATTAAATCCCCGATGTCTGCGAGCCTCTCATAGCAAGCTTCTAGACTATACTCCAGAACAGCAGGAAGCAGCATAGCATTCGAGATGCCATGAGGCACATTGAACAGGGCACCTATCGGTCGGGACATTCCATGAACCAAGCAGACCGATGAATTGGAAAATGCCATTCCTGCCTGGAGGGCAGCAAGTGACATTTTTTTCTTTGCTTCTATATTTTGAGGATCATGATAAGCATCTCGTATACTTTCCATTATGTGCCCGATGGCAGTTAACGCTAATGAATCGGTAAAAGGATGGGCACGTCTTGAAAGATACGCTTCAATAGCGTGAGTAAGGGCATCAATTCCGGTTGCTGCAGTTATACTTTTAGGTGAAGAAATGGTTAGGACCGGATCTACAATCGCTGCTGCCGGCATAAATGCGGGCTGTTTAATCATCATTTTAATATCCTGAACGGTATCGGTTATGATTGTTACATCAGTTGCTTCAGATCCGGTCCCAGCTGTGGTAGGAATAGCAATTAATGGAACGGCTGACTTCTGTGCAATTTTTCGGCTATTCATATAATCGCTGATGGATCCTCCATTTGTACCAAGAACTGCAACCGCTTTTGCTGTATCAATACAACTTCCTCCACCTAAGCCAATAATAACGTTGCAGAACTCCGCTTTAAGCTTTTCCAGAGCTTCATAAACAAACAAATCTGTCGGCTCAGAATCGATTTCTAAATACATGACTGAGGATACTCCTGCTTCTGTTAAATGATGCTGGCATTCTTCAACGTACATCAGCTTTTCCATAATTCGGTCGCTGATGATTAGTGCTTTATTTCCGAGTTTAGACGTTTCTCCCCCCACTTTCTTAAAAGAATGTTGTCCGTAGAGTATAGTTCTTGGCATTTGCAGAACTGAAACCATAATAGCTACCCCCTTCTTAACAATGCTTTCTTCCATGCGTATTGCTTCGACAAGGTTAAGGAGATACCCTTCCTGGCTTTTCCCGATCTTCCTTTTGCTGCGCTGTTATTTGTAACGCTGATGTGACCCTTGTCCATATTTCATCTGGATATCACAACTTTAGATGATCGTATTGTGTCTTATCGGTCATATCGTAATCAGCATAAACTGAATACACCCATTTGGTTCTATAAACTAACAGTATGAAAAATAGAGCTAATGTTCGTTAGCTCTACTTGAATTGTTTTACTTATTTTGTTTCAAGCTCAGTTTTATTTCTTCTTCTACAAAGCCATAAAGACTAACAGATGTAGCAGTGTTTCTTATACATTTAAGATTCTCAAGCTTAACCATCATGTTCCTTGCTTCCGCCAAATAAGAAATCGCTTCCCTCATTTTCTCTTTATAAGCTTTGGTTGTTCTTTCGATTTCTGCAGCGAACTTTTCATCCGTACCAGGTGTAATACAAGTTTCGTACATATCAATGATTTCATCTGTTCCTCGTTCAGGGTCATATTCATGAGGTGCTGTGCTATCAAATATTGCGATGCCTTTTTCACGAAGGATGACCATGTCTAAACTGTTTGGATCAAATCCGCAGTGGTAAACCTCAACGTCGTATCCTTTTTCTTCTCCAGCAGCTGCAATCTGCTTCAGCATTGTTGATTTCCCTGATCCCGCTCTGCCTTTAATAAAATAACGTTTGCAAATATCCTCTGTTAGATTTTGAATATAGTCAACTGCACCATTTGGAGTTGCTGCACCTAAGAACCGATGTTTTACATTTGAAGTTTTTCCAGCTGTCTCCTCTCCATAGAAAAGGTCAATCAGCTCATTCGTCAATTCATTGGCTTTAGCAAAACTCATGTTAGCAATATAGATATCTTCAATGTCATCATGTGCTTTAAGTGATTCTGCAAATGTTGTATATGCTTTTTGAAATTTTGCGGAAATGTCCATATTAAGCTGATGAATTTCATCAATATGTTCAGAAAGATTTTTAGTGGTCCTTTCATTCTCAAGAATGGTTATTTGCAAATTTTCGCTTGCTGCCTGTTTGAGAATCTCAGGGACTGCATCGTCAATAATTCCAACACCAGCATCAGGAACGATTAACCCTTCTGTCCATTCATTATTAGATGCGCAATGCAAATATTCAATAGTATATCCTTCTGCTCTTAATGTTTCACCTACTGTATTCATGAATGCAGATTTATCTGATCGTAACCCTCCTTGAAGCAAAAACACTCGTTTCAAACCCCTTAATGCAGAGTCATAAAGACTAATATATCCTTTAGCTGTATTTCCACCTGCATAATAATGGAGCACTTTTCCTCCCATCCAATCACCCTTTCCCTTTTCTGCTAACATATGTTCACCATGAATAAGGGTGAATGCCTACCTTTAAAAAGATAAAGCTCTTTTCTAAAAGATTGTTGCTTTTGGGTCATTTTGGTAAACAGCCTTCATTGACAAGTGATTGGAGTGTAAGGTGCGAGACTCCTCGAAAATGAATTTCACATTTTCTTCGTGCGATATAACGCTGCCGAAGCCTTCCTTGTCCTGCGGGAAAAGCGGGACAGGTGAGACCCACAGGCGCGTGCGCCGAGGAGGCTCACCGCATGCCCCGCGGAAAGCGAGCATCCTGAAACGGAAATCAACTACTCCTAAGAGCAACAAAGGTTACGAAAACAGCAAAAGATAAAAAGCTTTTTCTAGACCATTACCTAACTTTCCAACCTCTTCTATTTCTTTTACAAGCTTATGGTTGCCCTTGATGATCTCAGGGAAATAAGCGTTTGCCAAAACAAAAACTAAGCGATCCAAATACAGGTTTAATGTTTATTTAATAATTCTTTATAATCTAAACACTCATCTTTTATATTTACGTATTAAACTATTAATTGAAAGAACGGTCATGAATGCCTATTGTCCTTTACGCCAACGGCATCTTAACCATGTGTTTCATTACAATACTCAAAAATACATAACAGGTTGGACGATATTCGCGACTCTGACAGTGACCGATTAATCTTTTAATGAAGATATTAGATAACGTTGAAGGAGGAAACGATGACATTAACCAACGAACAAATTCTTACTGAGTTATCGGATCATCAACGAGCCATAGCTAAAACAGGTGGCCCTGCAATTACAGTAAAGTCTTTCTCCTGGAGTATTGCCTTATGAGTATGTCAATGGGGAATGTCATGGATCTTAAAATTACACATGAAAAATTGAACGGCACTCATTATTTAGAATTAGAAGGAGAAGTTCAGAGCTACACGGCACCCAAGTTAAAAAAAATACTTGACCCCTTATCAGAAAAAACTAAACAAGACATAATTATTGATGTTGAAAAGATTGATTTCATAGATAGTGTTGGGTTAGGAGTTTTCGCTGGAGTGCTTAGATCAACGAACAGGAACAACAGTACGTTAATGCTAAGAGGCATGACGAATCGCGTCCGCCGATTATTTGAGGTAACAGGACTTATAGAAATGGTTGAAGCCAGCAAGAACAAGAAGACCATAAGCTTCTTATCATAGATCCTAAAGGTCAAAATATTAGATAGCCTATCCCATTACTAGACTCAATGTTCTTATATTAAATTGAATAAAAAGTCTCATTCTACTCCTCATTTTCTTTGTATATGCATGATGGTGAAACAAAAATTCAATGCTATTTTGAGGGGAATGAGATGATGAAGCTAATTCGTGTCTGGTATTGGGTCTTCACAGCATTATTAGCAGCCTTAATGCTCGCAGGTTCCATTCCTGATATTCTCTCTGTTTCTGCTGCTGTGGATTTATTTAATCGTTTAGGCTATCCAGACTATCTTTTGCCTTTTCTCGGCATTGCCAAATTGTTGGGTGTAATCGCCATTCTGGTGCCAGGCTTTCCAAGATTAAAAGAGTGGGCCTACGCCGGTTTTTTCTTCGATCTGGCCGGTGCGATGTATTCTACGATCGCTGTTGGAGATCCCTTCAGGTCATGGATAATCTTTTTTGTAGGATTTATCTTGATTGCCGGTTCGTACGTTTTCCATCATAAGAAGTTAGCTGGAGTAACAATGACAGATTCAACCCACACTTAAATCCCGATTTCATCAAACCTCAAAAGGCAGTTCCTGTTATAACAGGAACTGCCTTTAATGATTTGTTAGGAGCTATTTCAAAAAATTATGTGCGGAAAGAGTGTAAAGTTTCACAGTTTCAACAAGTTCTTTAATATCAACATATTCATCGGCATGGTGCGGGATATGACGATCACCTGCTCCTGTTGTAACGATTGGCACCCCTGCAAGATGAAGAAAAGTACCATCTGTTGCACCTGGTACACCGTTATAAACAGGATCCTTGCCCGTAACTTGGGTATAGGCCTGTGCCATAGCTTGTACAACGTCATGATCTTTTGGCGTCTCTGTCCAAGGACGGTCTTCAATCAGTTCCAGTGTTGCTTTAAAATCATGATCTTCTTCACTAAGCTGCTCAATAATATCTTCAATTTTGCTTCTTAATTGCTCATGCTCCTGTCCAGGAACCGTCCGAATATCAAGAGTGGTCATACATTGTGCAGGAACTACATTGATTTGCGGTTCACCCTTTACTGGCGCTTGGAGAATTGTAGGCGTGATACTTGGCCATCCGAGATAAGGATGTTCTCCCAGCCGTTCTTTTTCTGTTTGTTCAAGTTTATCCAATTCTACGATTAATTTAGCCATTCTTGTAACAGGATTGATCCCTGTGAGCGGCATAGCGCCATGAGCCATTTTTCCGTATGTTTTCAAAGCGATCCTCATCGCACCTTTTTGGGTAATGCATAGCTGATTCTCCTCTGGTTCACAAATAATGGCTCCA
This genomic stretch from Fictibacillus marinisediminis harbors:
- a CDS encoding CaiB/BaiF CoA transferase family protein codes for the protein MDHQKRGPLKGLKVLEIGSLIAGPFAGRLLADFGAEVIKVEPPGKGDPIRKWRMLHEGTSLWWYVQSRNKKSISLDLRKEEAQEIIRELAKEIDIIIENFKPGTLEKWGIGYDDLKKYNPSIIMVRVSGYGQDGPYRNKPGFGSIGEAMGGIRYLTGYPDRPPTRVGISLGDSVTALYAVMGALMAVYHRDHTGEGQCVDVALYEAIYSLMESAVPEYDQYGVIRERTGSTLPGIAPSNTYLCRDGKYVVIGANGDGIFKRLMDAINREDLGEDPDYASNHGRVQKSEYLDKVIGGWTIQHNLKDALKILDEYNIPAGSIYSVEDMMEDPHFIARKMICELDVDGLGKLKVPGIVPKMSKTPGSINWPGPKLGEHTEEVLKGKLGITNSQYEEWQEEGILTKNETGALKR
- a CDS encoding GntR family transcriptional regulator, with product MREIQKTELLHSQVYTILKAMIMESEFQPGERLVETKVALQLGVSRGTVREAFQMLLKDGLLTRDNNVIFVYNPSVQDIVDVYECRKSLESLAVKLATTHIQDEQLNQLGFVLEESKKAVKRNDTQTLTNLNQEFHDIIDLASHNKQLIQLCEVIKTKTLYIRNNVLKNHFKNFSDFVDDHERIYLAIKERKASKAEQEMITHIEKSFETIQNALNSDPI
- a CDS encoding DUF2690 domain-containing protein, whose translation is MKLIKKATSCLFISILSIALLVSPGGFTSKAFAETNTYDGKAPSYNNCDDTGVTKKSLKITNNDGSYATLELRFSTKCKTAWAKITLSRAAKTDGEATALVVRSTDNKQYGCHNAGGNGEINKGQKSCYTPMVYDLDPRKAKAVGFWPYTRGETGWY
- a CDS encoding DUF2690 domain-containing protein; this encodes MILAAIITSFGTNDHPAYAENHSYDGKSPYYNNCDDSAVTKDKKWIDSVSYVELKYSTSCKTAWAKVTITKKATSYYEADARIVRNTDGKALTCDGSGGNGAVNKGQTSCYTGMVYDYAPRKSQAQGKHAIPNSDAYKVAKTIWY
- a CDS encoding iron-containing alcohol dehydrogenase, translating into MVSVLQMPRTILYGQHSFKKVGGETSKLGNKALIISDRIMEKLMYVEECQHHLTEAGVSSVMYLEIDSEPTDLFVYEALEKLKAEFCNVIIGLGGGSCIDTAKAVAVLGTNGGSISDYMNSRKIAQKSAVPLIAIPTTAGTGSEATDVTIITDTVQDIKMMIKQPAFMPAAAIVDPVLTISSPKSITAATGIDALTHAIEAYLSRRAHPFTDSLALTAIGHIMESIRDAYHDPQNIEAKKKMSLAALQAGMAFSNSSVCLVHGMSRPIGALFNVPHGISNAMLLPAVLEYSLEACYERLADIGDLIFNETKGLTKRETAQKLVEEMKALCLELDIPSLKGWGIKEEQFLKSLEKMARDALASGSPGNNPRVPDEIELMELYKLCYDYQFTNSQTIKS
- a CDS encoding PRK06851 family protein, yielding MGGKVLHYYAGGNTAKGYISLYDSALRGLKRVFLLQGGLRSDKSAFMNTVGETLRAEGYTIEYLHCASNNEWTEGLIVPDAGVGIIDDAVPEILKQAASENLQITILENERTTKNLSEHIDEIHQLNMDISAKFQKAYTTFAESLKAHDDIEDIYIANMSFAKANELTNELIDLFYGEETAGKTSNVKHRFLGAATPNGAVDYIQNLTEDICKRYFIKGRAGSGKSTMLKQIAAAGEEKGYDVEVYHCGFDPNSLDMVILREKGIAIFDSTAPHEYDPERGTDEIIDMYETCITPGTDEKFAAEIERTTKAYKEKMREAISYLAEARNMMVKLENLKCIRNTATSVSLYGFVEEEIKLSLKQNK
- a CDS encoding STAS domain-containing protein, with the protein product MSMSMGNVMDLKITHEKLNGTHYLELEGEVQSYTAPKLKKILDPLSEKTKQDIIIDVEKIDFIDSVGLGVFAGVLRSTNRNNSTLMLRGMTNRVRRLFEVTGLIEMVEASKNKKTISFLS
- a CDS encoding DoxX family protein, whose translation is MMKLIRVWYWVFTALLAALMLAGSIPDILSVSAAVDLFNRLGYPDYLLPFLGIAKLLGVIAILVPGFPRLKEWAYAGFFFDLAGAMYSTIAVGDPFRSWIIFFVGFILIAGSYVFHHKKLAGVTMTDSTHT
- a CDS encoding M20 family metallopeptidase, with amino-acid sequence MTTAIESILQYVDEKEVVELTRSLIRIKSVYRPNLEDGNEEKVARFIVDYLKDIGLEVYYEEVVPGRPNVIAIYDSGIPGKTLLFEGHTDVVTEGDLDSWTYAPFGGEISNGKIYGRGSCDTKGNLAAAISAVHSMKKSGAAFKGRIILCIPCDEEGMMIGIKHFIKNGWANDVDGAIICEPEENQLCITQKGAMRIALKTYGKMAHGAMPLTGINPVTRMAKLIVELDKLEQTEKERLGEHPYLGWPSITPTILQAPVKGEPQINVVPAQCMTTLDIRTVPGQEHEQLRSKIEDIIEQLSEEDHDFKATLELIEDRPWTETPKDHDVVQAMAQAYTQVTGKDPVYNGVPGATDGTFLHLAGVPIVTTGAGDRHIPHHADEYVDIKELVETVKLYTLSAHNFLK